A window of the Brassica oleracea var. oleracea cultivar TO1000 chromosome C1, BOL, whole genome shotgun sequence genome harbors these coding sequences:
- the LOC106297833 gene encoding L-lactate dehydrogenase B-like, whose translation MKKNVSSSSFGPGGLDLTSAFFKPILNSDPPIPSNRCTKISVVGVGNVGMAIAQTILTQDLADEIALVDANPDKLRGEMLDLQHAAAFLPRTRFTASVDYDITAGSDLCIVTAGARQNPGESRLNLLQRNVAIFRHIIPPLAMLSPNSILLIVSNPVDVLTYVAWKLSGFPVNRVLGSGTNLDSSRFRFLIADHLDVNAQDVQAFIVGEHGDSSVALWSSISVGGIPLLSFLEKQQIAYEKQNLEDIHQTVVGSAYEVIKLKGYTSWAIGYSVANLARTILRDQRKIHPVTVLARGFYGVEGGDVFLSLPALLGRNGVVAVTNVHMTDEEAEKLQKSAKTILEMQSQLGL comes from the exons ATGAAGAAGAACGTATCCAGTTCATCGTTCGGTCCAGGTGGGTTGGATCTCACAAGCGCCTTTTTCAAACCCATCCTCAACTCCGATCCTCCTATCCCTTCCAACCGCTGCACCAAAATCTCCGTCGTCGGCGTCGGAAACGTCGGAATGGCCATCGCTCAAACCATCCTCACTCAAGATCTCGCCGACGAGATCGCGCTCGTTGACGCTAACCCTGATAAGCTTCGAGGCGAGATGCTCGATCTCCAGCACGCCGCTGCTTTCCTCCCCCGCACTAGATTCACCGCTTCCGTTGACTACGACATCACCGCAGGATCCGATCTATGCATCGTCACCGCCGGTGCAAGACAGAATCCGGGGGAGTCAAGGCTCAATCTCCTTCAGAGAAACGTAGCTATCTTCCGCCACATCATCCCTCCACTCGCCATGTTATCTCCTAATTCAATCTTACTCATCGTCTCCAATCCCGTTGATGTCTTGACCTACGTGGCGTGGAAGCTCTCTGGTTTCCCCGTGAATCGAGTGCTTGGGTCTGGTACTAATCTTGACTCGTCTCGGTTCAGATTCTTGATCGCAGATCATCTCGACGTTAATGCCCAGGATGTGCAG GCATTCATCGTGGGAGAGCATGGGGATAGCTCGGTGGCATTGTGGTCAAGCATAAGTGTGGGAGGCATCCCTTTGCTAAGCTTCTTGGAGAAGCAACAGATAGCTTATGAGAAACAAAACCTTGAGGACATTCACCAGACCGTCGTTGGCAGTGCCTATGAAGTTATTAAACTCAAGGGCTACACTTCATGGGCCATTGGCTACTCTGTCGCCAACTTGGCTCGCACAATCCTCCGAGACCAGCGTAAGATCCATCCAGTCACTGTACTTGCTCGTGGCTTTTATGGTGTTGAGGGTGGTGACGTATTCCTCAGTCTCCCGGCTCTGCTTGGACGTAACGGTGTGGTGGCTGTGACTAACGTGCATATGACTGATGAAGAGGCTGAGAAGCTGCAGAAATCAGCAAAGACTATATTGGAGATGCAGAGCCAGTTGGGACTTTGA